One part of the Ziziphus jujuba cultivar Dongzao chromosome 2, ASM3175591v1 genome encodes these proteins:
- the LOC107405512 gene encoding large ribosomal subunit protein eL34 gives MVQRLTYRKRHSYATKSNQHRVVKTPGGKLVYQTTKKRASGPKCPVTGKRIQGIPHLRPAEYKRSRLSRNRRTVNRAYGGVLSGGAVRERIIRAFLVEEQKIVKKVLKIQKAKEKQASKS, from the exons ATGGTTCAGAGACTCACATACCGTAAACGCCATAGTTATGCTACCAAGTCCAACCAGCATCGCGTCGTCAAAACCCCTG GTGGGAAGCTTGTGTACCAGACCACTAAGAAGAGAGCAAGCGGACCCAAGTGTCCTGTGACTGGAAAGAGAATCCAAGGG ATTCCGCACTTGAGACCTGCTGAATACAAGAGGTCTAGACTATCTAGGAACAGAAGAACTGTGAACCGCGCATATGGTGGTGTGTTATCTGGTGGAGCTGTTAGAGAGAG GATTATTAGAGCCTTTTTGGTGGAAGAGCAGAAGATTGTGAAGAAGGTTTTGAAGATTCAGAAGGCAAAAGAAAAGCAGGCATCTAAGAGCTAA